A stretch of the Papaver somniferum cultivar HN1 chromosome 6, ASM357369v1, whole genome shotgun sequence genome encodes the following:
- the LOC113288331 gene encoding uncharacterized protein LOC113288331 isoform X2 produces MMSTGLEVKDLSTGCSKWRGTLTIGSRATDRGVLSCDSRCCIYNETTGEIIEICTVPSPVEGGVRQEEINEDFVVVFCGPIFFARKILKEVDKMLKCRRNCELVVDFNYLDFALKTKYNEMLESENAYLVRRVKTIQFIVVEVDQGELIMKIYGYLESSNGLDELDVEKFQCSGSGGALATPIIDSKWNPERSAEEMVDIHQSAMLAVNAERNDVGGIHRVIVVRVNDEGRLVTESSDLEIGQLFRVEL; encoded by the exons ATGATGTCAACAGGGCTTGAA GTCAAGGATTTGTCTACTGGTTGTTCTAAATGGAGGGGTACGTTGACAATAGGATCTCGGGCAACTGATCGGGGTGTTTTATCTTGTGATAGTAGGTGCTGCATTTATAATGAAACAACAGGTGAGATAATAGAGATTTGCACAGTACCTAGTCCGGTTGAAGGTGGAGTGCGCCAGGAAGAAATTAACGAAgactttgttgttgttttttgtggtCCTATATTTTTTGCTAGGAAAATCCTCAAGGAGGTTGATAAAATGCTTAAATGTAGAAGAAACTGTGAGCTAGTGGTGGATTTTAACTATTTGGACTTTGCTTTGAAGACCAAGTACAATGAAATGTTGGAATCGGAGAACGCCTACTTAGTTCGTCGAGTCAAAACAATACAGTTCATCGTAGTTGAAGTGGACCAAGGTGAACTGATAATGAAAATCTATGGGTATCTTGAGAGCTCAAATGGTTTAGATGAACTCGATGTTGAGAAATTTCAATGTTCTGGATCTGGTGGAGCATTGGCGACACCTATCATTGATAGCAAATGGAACCCCGAAAGATCTGCTGAGGAAATGGTGGATATACATCAGTCAGCTATGTTGGCTGTAAATGCAGAAAGGAATGATGTTGGAGGGATTCACCGGGTGATTGTGGTGAGGGTTAATGACGAGGGGAGACTTGTTACTGAGAGTTCTGATTTGGAAATTGGACAGTTGTTTAGGGTTGAGTTGTGA
- the LOC113288331 gene encoding uncharacterized protein LOC113288331 isoform X1 — protein sequence MEPVYDRAKLAFIMLAQEKVKDLSTGCSKWRGTLTIGSRATDRGVLSCDSRCCIYNETTGEIIEICTVPSPVEGGVRQEEINEDFVVVFCGPIFFARKILKEVDKMLKCRRNCELVVDFNYLDFALKTKYNEMLESENAYLVRRVKTIQFIVVEVDQGELIMKIYGYLESSNGLDELDVEKFQCSGSGGALATPIIDSKWNPERSAEEMVDIHQSAMLAVNAERNDVGGIHRVIVVRVNDEGRLVTESSDLEIGQLFRVEL from the exons ATGGAACCTGTATACGACCGAGCAAAGTTGGCATTTATAATGTTGGCACAGGAAAAG GTCAAGGATTTGTCTACTGGTTGTTCTAAATGGAGGGGTACGTTGACAATAGGATCTCGGGCAACTGATCGGGGTGTTTTATCTTGTGATAGTAGGTGCTGCATTTATAATGAAACAACAGGTGAGATAATAGAGATTTGCACAGTACCTAGTCCGGTTGAAGGTGGAGTGCGCCAGGAAGAAATTAACGAAgactttgttgttgttttttgtggtCCTATATTTTTTGCTAGGAAAATCCTCAAGGAGGTTGATAAAATGCTTAAATGTAGAAGAAACTGTGAGCTAGTGGTGGATTTTAACTATTTGGACTTTGCTTTGAAGACCAAGTACAATGAAATGTTGGAATCGGAGAACGCCTACTTAGTTCGTCGAGTCAAAACAATACAGTTCATCGTAGTTGAAGTGGACCAAGGTGAACTGATAATGAAAATCTATGGGTATCTTGAGAGCTCAAATGGTTTAGATGAACTCGATGTTGAGAAATTTCAATGTTCTGGATCTGGTGGAGCATTGGCGACACCTATCATTGATAGCAAATGGAACCCCGAAAGATCTGCTGAGGAAATGGTGGATATACATCAGTCAGCTATGTTGGCTGTAAATGCAGAAAGGAATGATGTTGGAGGGATTCACCGGGTGATTGTGGTGAGGGTTAATGACGAGGGGAGACTTGTTACTGAGAGTTCTGATTTGGAAATTGGACAGTTGTTTAGGGTTGAGTTGTGA